A genomic window from Candidatus Saccharibacteria bacterium includes:
- a CDS encoding MmcQ/YjbR family DNA-binding protein: MPGAYLDYPFGPGTAVYRAANDKLFALIAEGSEPLRISLKCDPNLAELLRDKYESVLPGYHLNKRHWITVIVTGQLTDDDIRDLARHSFELVKS, encoded by the coding sequence ATGCCTGGCGCATACCTAGACTATCCATTTGGACCAGGTACGGCGGTCTATCGGGCGGCTAATGATAAATTATTTGCACTCATCGCCGAGGGCAGCGAGCCGCTACGAATCAGTCTCAAATGCGATCCGAATTTAGCTGAATTACTGCGCGACAAATACGAGAGTGTGTTGCCGGGTTACCACCTCAACAAACGCCACTGGATTACTGTCATCGTCACAGGGCAACTAACCGATGATGATATTCGTGATTTAGCTCGACATAGTTTCGAGCTCGTAAAATCCTAA
- the orn gene encoding oligoribonuclease — MKKASLLWIDLEMTGLDPKIDRIIEIGAVATDWDFNEIARYEAAVKVDADLIKQRMIGEFWDKNSVSRDQLITSSAEAESASAVEKELLGFLQAHFDTNQPIYLAGNSIHQDRKFIEREWPLLDRSLHYRMLDVSAWKLVFEHKLNKKFTKPETHRAISDIEGSIDELTYYLGRVKS, encoded by the coding sequence ATGAAAAAAGCTAGTTTATTGTGGATCGACCTCGAAATGACAGGGCTGGATCCGAAGATTGATCGTATCATCGAGATCGGTGCTGTGGCGACCGATTGGGATTTTAACGAAATCGCTCGTTATGAGGCGGCGGTCAAGGTTGATGCGGATCTGATCAAACAACGCATGATTGGTGAATTTTGGGACAAAAACTCGGTGTCGCGCGATCAACTGATTACTTCGAGTGCCGAGGCAGAGTCGGCTAGTGCGGTTGAAAAGGAACTCCTGGGGTTTTTGCAGGCTCATTTCGATACAAATCAGCCGATCTATCTCGCTGGCAACTCGATTCATCAGGATCGTAAATTTATCGAGCGGGAATGGCCATTACTCGATCGAAGCCTGCATTACCGCATGCTCGATGTGAGTGCCTGGAAACTGGTGTTTGAACACAAATTGAATAAAAAGTTTACGAAACCCGAGACCCACCGAGCGATTAGCGACATCGAAGGCTCGATTGATGAACTAACATATTATCTGGGGCGGGTGAAATCGTGA
- a CDS encoding vitamin B12-dependent ribonucleotide reductase: protein MAREGRIFGARDAKSNAGNGVIDNEKTTKSARTNDAKKLTFDYVFSTPNVHPYDEVTWEQRDVVMTNWRDGSVSFEQRGVEFPDFWSLNASQIVTSKYFRGVIGADDREYSLKQLIDRVANKYVEQGKRDDYFATPRDAKIFENELKWMLLHQVFSFNSPVWFNVGTDAPQQVSACFILGVEDSMESILNWYVEEGRIFKRGSGAGVNLSRLRGSKEGLASGGKASGPVSFMRGADASAGTIASGGATRRAAKMVVLDVDHPDIEAFIETKEREEEKIRALRDAGFDMDLDGRDSYSVQYQNANNSVRVSDEFMRAVEAGAPFGLRARRTGDVIETVDARELFRKISKAAWACADPGIQYDDTINAWHTLPNDGKITASNPCSEYMSIDNSSCNLASINLLKFLGDDGTFDVDTFIHAVEVIFTAMDLSVSFGDFPTEKITENTKKFRQLGIGYANLGALLMAIGLAYDSPEGQSVAAAITSLMTGAAYRRSAEMAAAVGPYEGYANNVEPHKAVMRKHAAASLEATDKIVDHDLHINAEDIIFAANREWEDGIKLGADAGWRNSQASLLAPTGTIGFMMDCDTTGIEPDFSLVKFKKLVGGGSMQIVNQTIPRALETLGYNEDQVEKIVDHISKNGNVVNAPDLKLEHYSIFDCAVGERAIEPMGHIRMMAAVQPFLSGAISKTVNMPESATIEDIEEVYMEGWKMGLKAIAIYRDNCKVGQPLSDGKKKETKAAESTDATDVPLEERRAVRRKLPSTRPARTYSYSVGGADGYITAGSYPDDGLGEVFLKVAKQGSTLAGLMDAFSIAISVALQYGVPLEKFVEKFINMRFEPAGMTNDPDIRFAQSPIDYIFRRLALDYLPFETRASYGIYTTEERARAIETGEYQPVNIETDKDFSDEAPEEAEEVVAEMEKELEKLEKAEQPAPAKAAAAPHSTAELMESKGVSEDAPICMNCGVKMRPAGSCHICELCGSTSGCS from the coding sequence ATGGCTCGAGAGGGAAGAATTTTTGGTGCGCGAGACGCAAAATCCAATGCGGGGAACGGTGTTATAGACAATGAAAAGACCACGAAAAGTGCGCGGACAAATGATGCAAAGAAATTAACGTTTGATTATGTCTTTTCAACGCCGAACGTACATCCGTATGACGAGGTGACTTGGGAACAGCGCGATGTGGTGATGACCAACTGGCGCGACGGTTCGGTCTCATTCGAGCAGCGCGGCGTCGAATTTCCGGATTTTTGGAGCCTCAATGCGAGCCAGATCGTTACCAGCAAATATTTCCGCGGCGTGATCGGCGCGGATGATCGTGAATACTCTCTCAAACAGCTGATTGATCGTGTCGCCAATAAATATGTGGAACAGGGCAAAAGAGACGATTATTTTGCCACGCCACGCGATGCCAAGATTTTCGAAAACGAACTAAAATGGATGTTGTTGCATCAAGTATTTAGCTTTAACTCGCCGGTCTGGTTCAACGTCGGTACCGACGCACCACAACAGGTGAGTGCCTGTTTCATCCTAGGTGTCGAGGATAGCATGGAATCTATTTTGAATTGGTATGTCGAGGAAGGTCGAATTTTCAAACGCGGCTCTGGTGCGGGTGTCAACCTATCGCGTCTGCGCGGTAGTAAAGAAGGCCTGGCGAGCGGCGGCAAAGCGAGCGGCCCAGTCTCGTTCATGCGCGGTGCCGATGCGTCGGCTGGCACAATCGCCAGCGGTGGCGCGACGCGTCGAGCTGCCAAAATGGTGGTGTTAGACGTTGATCATCCGGATATCGAAGCCTTTATCGAAACCAAAGAGCGTGAAGAGGAAAAGATCCGCGCACTGCGCGACGCCGGATTCGACATGGATCTCGATGGCCGCGATAGCTACTCGGTCCAGTACCAAAACGCCAATAACAGCGTGCGCGTCAGCGACGAATTTATGCGCGCGGTCGAGGCTGGTGCGCCATTTGGTTTGCGTGCGCGTCGTACCGGTGACGTCATCGAAACAGTTGATGCTCGCGAATTGTTCCGCAAAATTAGCAAAGCTGCTTGGGCTTGTGCCGATCCTGGTATTCAATACGACGATACGATCAATGCCTGGCACACTTTGCCAAACGACGGCAAGATTACGGCCTCGAACCCATGTTCTGAATACATGTCGATCGACAACTCGTCGTGTAACCTGGCCAGCATCAACCTGTTGAAGTTCCTCGGCGACGATGGTACATTCGACGTCGATACCTTTATCCACGCTGTCGAAGTGATTTTTACTGCGATGGATCTGTCAGTCAGCTTTGGCGATTTCCCAACCGAAAAAATTACCGAAAATACGAAGAAGTTCCGTCAGCTCGGTATCGGCTATGCTAACCTCGGCGCCTTGTTGATGGCCATCGGTTTGGCCTACGACAGCCCAGAGGGTCAGAGTGTAGCAGCCGCTATCACCAGCCTGATGACTGGTGCCGCCTACCGCCGTTCAGCCGAGATGGCTGCGGCAGTTGGCCCATACGAGGGCTACGCTAATAACGTCGAGCCACACAAAGCCGTCATGCGCAAACATGCTGCCGCTAGCCTCGAGGCTACTGACAAAATCGTTGACCACGATCTCCACATCAATGCCGAAGACATCATTTTCGCCGCTAATCGTGAGTGGGAAGACGGTATCAAGCTCGGGGCTGACGCTGGTTGGCGCAACAGTCAGGCTAGCTTGCTGGCACCGACTGGTACGATCGGCTTTATGATGGACTGCGATACGACCGGTATCGAGCCAGACTTTTCACTCGTCAAGTTCAAAAAACTGGTCGGTGGCGGTTCGATGCAGATTGTCAACCAGACGATTCCACGCGCCCTCGAAACCCTTGGCTATAACGAGGATCAGGTCGAAAAAATTGTTGATCACATCTCGAAAAACGGCAACGTCGTCAATGCGCCAGATCTAAAACTGGAACACTATAGCATTTTCGACTGTGCTGTCGGCGAGCGTGCGATCGAACCAATGGGTCACATTCGTATGATGGCGGCAGTTCAGCCGTTCCTATCTGGCGCGATCAGCAAAACGGTCAACATGCCAGAATCGGCCACTATCGAAGACATCGAGGAAGTTTACATGGAAGGCTGGAAGATGGGTCTCAAGGCCATCGCGATCTACCGCGATAACTGTAAGGTCGGTCAGCCACTATCTGATGGCAAGAAAAAGGAAACCAAAGCCGCAGAATCAACGGATGCTACGGATGTTCCACTCGAGGAGCGTCGGGCCGTGCGCCGCAAGTTACCGAGCACCCGACCAGCTCGCACCTACTCATATTCGGTCGGCGGGGCAGACGGCTATATCACCGCTGGATCGTATCCAGACGATGGCCTCGGCGAAGTCTTTCTAAAGGTTGCCAAACAGGGCTCGACCTTGGCCGGCCTGATGGATGCGTTCTCGATTGCGATATCGGTGGCGTTGCAATATGGCGTGCCGCTCGAAAAATTCGTCGAAAAATTCATCAATATGCGCTTTGAACCAGCCGGTATGACTAACGATCCAGATATTCGCTTTGCACAGAGTCCGATCGACTACATTTTCAGACGTCTAGCGCTCGACTACTTGCCATTCGAAACTCGTGCCAGCTATGGTATCTACACCACCGAGGAACGCGCTCGGGCGATTGAAACCGGCGAGTATCAGCCAGTCAATATCGAGACTGACAAAGATTTTAGCGACGAGGCTCCCGAAGAAGCCGAAGAAGTCGTCGCCGAGATGGAAAAGGAACTGGAAAAGCTCGAAAAAGCTGAACAGCCAGCACCGGCCAAAGCCGCAGCAGCGCCACATTCAACCGCCGAGTTGATGGAGAGCAAAGGTGTGAGCGAAGATGCGCCGATCTGTATGAACTGTGGCGTCAAAATGCGCCCAGCTGGTTCGTGTCACATCTGTGAACTGTGCGGTTCGACCTCAGGCTGCTCGTAA
- the argS gene encoding arginine--tRNA ligase — MNYYADIVARTVKALFAIDVEIKLSRPDPTFGDIATNVAMQLAGRLHESPREIAETIARELRTNDAFLDAVVAGPGFINITLGATSLLDMTRQESPLFRAGQTIVIETNNPNPFKAMHIGHAFNAILGDTIANLLAVSGGQVYRVSYHGDVGLHVGKSMYALLRYADGDFTKIESIPKIDRNTFMSKMYAEGSKAYKEDETAQSEINDLAEQSFEPTSGLYIQIYDLCKAWSFEQIDHLVARLGNQPTVYRFLESDADHRGVEVVKRNVPKVFQESSGALIFEGSKYGAFDNVFVASNGRGLYAARDLGLMLLKNEQFHPDKSYIVTAEEQRDYFKGVIAAAGLVWPDRKDVTVNISTGTVKLTTGKMSSRDGDVIEIAWLFDQFTAAIAERGGEPTDEIIAGALRYQFLKVKIGGDVVFDVDEAVSLTGNTGSYLQYAHARARRILEKSGASFVMPITLRDEDYALVRKLGEYAEIVELATRQLEPHHICNYLFELAQEFNRYYEKNQVIGSEYEQHRLGLVGLYADILQAGLAILGIHAPSRM; from the coding sequence ATGAATTATTATGCTGATATAGTCGCCCGTACCGTCAAGGCACTATTTGCTATTGACGTCGAAATTAAACTATCTCGACCGGATCCTACATTTGGTGATATTGCGACTAATGTGGCCATGCAGCTGGCTGGGCGTTTGCATGAAAGTCCGCGCGAAATTGCCGAGACGATCGCGCGTGAACTGCGCACCAACGACGCGTTCCTCGATGCGGTGGTAGCTGGTCCGGGCTTTATTAATATCACACTCGGCGCCACGTCGTTGTTAGATATGACGCGCCAGGAGTCGCCATTATTCCGCGCCGGGCAGACGATCGTCATCGAGACTAACAACCCCAATCCGTTCAAGGCCATGCATATTGGTCATGCGTTCAACGCTATCCTCGGCGATACGATTGCCAATCTACTAGCGGTCAGTGGTGGTCAGGTCTACCGCGTTAGCTACCATGGCGACGTCGGGTTGCACGTTGGCAAGAGCATGTATGCGCTGCTACGCTATGCCGACGGCGATTTCACGAAGATTGAATCAATTCCTAAAATTGATCGCAACACGTTTATGAGCAAAATGTATGCAGAAGGGTCAAAGGCATACAAAGAGGACGAGACGGCGCAGAGCGAGATTAACGACCTAGCCGAGCAATCATTCGAGCCAACATCTGGTCTATATATCCAGATCTATGACCTCTGTAAAGCCTGGAGTTTCGAGCAAATTGACCATTTGGTGGCGCGGCTCGGCAACCAGCCGACCGTCTATCGTTTCCTCGAGAGCGATGCTGATCATCGCGGCGTTGAGGTGGTGAAACGTAATGTGCCAAAGGTGTTTCAGGAGTCTAGTGGCGCCTTGATATTCGAGGGTAGCAAATACGGCGCGTTCGACAATGTGTTTGTGGCCTCAAACGGCCGCGGGCTGTATGCGGCGCGCGATCTCGGGCTGATGCTGCTCAAAAACGAGCAGTTCCATCCCGACAAAAGCTATATCGTGACCGCCGAGGAGCAGCGTGATTATTTCAAGGGCGTGATTGCGGCGGCTGGGCTGGTCTGGCCGGATCGCAAAGATGTCACGGTCAACATTTCGACGGGCACCGTGAAACTCACTACTGGAAAAATGAGTAGCCGTGACGGCGATGTCATCGAGATTGCTTGGCTGTTTGATCAATTCACAGCGGCGATCGCCGAGCGCGGCGGCGAACCGACTGACGAGATCATTGCTGGCGCTCTACGTTACCAGTTCCTAAAGGTCAAAATTGGCGGCGACGTGGTGTTTGATGTAGACGAAGCGGTCAGTTTAACCGGCAACACCGGCAGTTATTTGCAGTATGCTCATGCCAGGGCTCGTCGCATTCTGGAAAAGAGTGGCGCGAGCTTTGTCATGCCGATCACGCTACGCGACGAAGATTATGCATTGGTACGAAAACTGGGTGAATATGCCGAAATAGTAGAGCTAGCTACTCGCCAACTCGAGCCACATCACATCTGCAATTATCTGTTCGAACTGGCCCAGGAATTCAATCGCTATTACGAGAAAAATCAGGTCATCGGCAGCGAATACGAACAGCACCGTCTCGGTCTAGTGGGGCTTTATGCCGATATTTTGCAGGCTGGACTAGCGATTCTGGGTATCCACGCACCGAGCCGAATGTAA
- a CDS encoding uridine monophosphate kinase encodes MRLLLKLSGEQLAGDSPRGFSVERATWIADEIKKAKKESPDAEIVVIVGAGNFVRGAYFAGQHVRPVTADNMGMMGTMINAVALADVFNAEGLPTAVLSNVSCQQIIDDYTHRRALSHLSKGRVVIVAGGTGRPYFTTDTSALNLAIELDCDVVAKATKVDGIFDDDPEKNPEARKLDTISYDDALRDKKVRVMDKAALALAAEHDKPVVVFELLKPGNIAKVASGQTVGTSIK; translated from the coding sequence GTGAGATTACTCCTAAAATTATCTGGTGAACAGTTAGCGGGCGACAGCCCACGCGGCTTTTCAGTCGAGCGAGCTACGTGGATCGCTGATGAGATCAAAAAAGCTAAAAAAGAATCTCCCGATGCGGAGATTGTGGTGATTGTCGGCGCGGGGAATTTCGTGCGCGGCGCTTATTTCGCGGGGCAACATGTGCGACCGGTGACAGCAGATAATATGGGTATGATGGGGACGATGATCAACGCCGTGGCGCTGGCGGATGTTTTCAACGCCGAGGGTTTGCCGACGGCAGTGCTATCGAACGTATCGTGTCAACAAATTATCGATGATTATACGCATCGCCGAGCGTTGTCGCATTTGTCCAAGGGTAGGGTGGTAATCGTGGCTGGCGGGACGGGTCGACCGTACTTTACTACTGATACGAGCGCACTGAATCTGGCTATTGAACTGGATTGTGACGTTGTTGCCAAAGCCACCAAAGTCGACGGTATTTTTGACGATGATCCAGAAAAGAATCCGGAGGCACGCAAGCTCGACACGATTTCCTATGACGATGCTTTGCGCGATAAAAAGGTTCGCGTCATGGACAAAGCAGCCCTCGCGCTCGCCGCCGAGCATGACAAGCCCGTCGTTGTCTTTGAGCTACTAAAACCTGGCAATATTGCCAAGGTCGCGAGCGGGCAAACAGTCGGCACCAGTATAAAATAA
- a CDS encoding CTP synthase, translating into MGKINTKYIFVTGGVLSGVGKGITAASIGAILKGKGFKVSMQKCDPYLNVDAGLLNPVEHGECFVTRDGAETDLDLGHYERFLDEETTRNSITLSGKLFQDLIAKERRGGFHGQTVQLVPHLTNAIQDAIVRASEGSDIHICEIGGTVGDYEGLSFVEAIRTFANLVGRENCLYVSVLYVPFLSTSKEFKTKPAQNALKDLRGFGIIPDIVAVRLERQASRGVAEKIAKFAGIESDAVILLPDAKSVYDVPLQVRDSGVLNVLNRFVGNDKTPDMTAWEELSRRVSAKKDQTVTVGLVAKYVDNEDTYFSVTEALKSAAFASGVNLDIKWLNAEKVTSEDFAAVDGLLVPGGFGTRGTEGKIAAADYALEHNKPYLGLCLGLQMAVVAAARRGGLARANSEEFDDKTPENVVYIMADQKGKESTGGTMRLGDYPARLQSGSLAERVYGARDIVERHRHRYEVNQKFLPQIEKGGIVVSGTSPDGQLVEFIEAPDNRFFIATQAHPEFRSRPTRPHPLFAAFIESLKEVS; encoded by the coding sequence ATGGGTAAAATAAATACCAAATATATCTTCGTGACCGGAGGAGTCCTGTCAGGCGTCGGGAAAGGCATCACAGCCGCCAGTATCGGCGCTATTTTAAAAGGTAAAGGCTTCAAAGTTTCGATGCAAAAATGCGACCCATATCTCAATGTCGATGCCGGACTGTTAAATCCTGTTGAACACGGCGAATGTTTTGTGACACGTGATGGCGCCGAGACTGATCTCGACCTAGGGCATTACGAGCGATTTTTGGACGAGGAAACCACGCGCAACTCGATTACGTTGTCTGGCAAATTATTTCAAGATTTAATCGCAAAGGAACGTCGAGGCGGTTTCCACGGTCAAACAGTACAGCTGGTACCGCACCTGACGAATGCTATCCAGGATGCTATTGTTAGAGCTTCTGAGGGATCAGATATTCATATTTGCGAGATCGGCGGCACAGTTGGTGATTACGAGGGCCTCAGTTTTGTTGAGGCGATTAGGACATTTGCGAACCTCGTTGGTCGCGAAAACTGCCTGTACGTGTCGGTACTCTATGTGCCATTTTTGTCGACTAGCAAAGAGTTCAAAACTAAACCAGCCCAAAACGCCTTAAAGGATCTGCGCGGCTTTGGCATCATTCCGGATATCGTGGCGGTGCGTTTAGAGCGACAGGCTAGTCGCGGCGTAGCGGAGAAAATTGCCAAATTTGCCGGCATCGAGAGCGACGCGGTCATTCTATTGCCCGATGCTAAATCGGTGTACGATGTACCACTCCAGGTTCGCGACAGCGGGGTGCTGAACGTCCTAAATCGATTTGTCGGTAATGACAAGACTCCAGACATGACGGCATGGGAAGAGTTGAGCCGGAGGGTTAGTGCTAAAAAAGACCAGACCGTGACTGTCGGGCTGGTTGCAAAATACGTTGATAACGAAGATACCTATTTCTCTGTCACTGAGGCGTTAAAATCGGCGGCCTTTGCGTCGGGAGTTAATTTGGATATTAAATGGCTGAATGCGGAAAAAGTGACGAGCGAAGATTTCGCAGCCGTCGATGGATTGTTGGTGCCGGGCGGTTTCGGTACCCGAGGTACCGAAGGCAAGATCGCGGCGGCAGACTATGCACTCGAGCATAATAAACCCTATCTAGGCCTGTGCCTAGGTTTGCAAATGGCAGTGGTTGCGGCGGCGCGGCGCGGCGGCCTCGCCAGAGCTAATTCCGAGGAATTTGATGACAAAACACCAGAGAATGTAGTGTACATTATGGCTGACCAAAAGGGCAAAGAATCTACTGGCGGGACTATGAGATTAGGTGATTATCCTGCACGCCTACAATCGGGTAGTTTGGCAGAACGGGTGTACGGCGCTCGTGATATCGTTGAACGTCATCGTCATCGTTACGAGGTCAATCAGAAGTTCCTACCGCAGATCGAAAAGGGCGGTATAGTGGTCAGCGGCACGAGCCCTGACGGCCAGTTGGTTGAATTCATCGAGGCTCCGGACAACAGATTCTTTATAGCGACTCAGGCGCATCCTGAGTTCCGCTCGCGCCCGACGCGTCCACATCCGCTGTTTGCTGCATTTATCGAATCGTTAAAGGAGGTATCATGA
- a CDS encoding DNA replication/repair protein RecF, which translates to MIARVRLQHFRKHEDFETTFQPGTTIITGPNGSGKTSLIEAVHIAIQGKSWRSDFTEMIKNDQDTDWWRLDIDFIDGEKRTVKFIDGKKTFIINDKEYSRLPARLKKPVILFEPSDLQLLYGSPNRRRTFFDRFIAQVDPTHAVTLRRFERVLSQRNNLLKNGASRNNLFVWDIQFADLAEKIISARTTWIKRIGARVTEQYQAIANTHDEISLGYSASHKTRAAILAQLDEEYALGLPFTRSGPQTHDVKIKINNHDAKTTASRGENRTIIFAMLYSMIELANEELDSNIYLLFDDIDSELDSTHQKNLYLNNIFNNNYLFATTIATKHRAANRLRFD; encoded by the coding sequence ATGATTGCCAGAGTCCGATTGCAACATTTCCGCAAACACGAAGATTTTGAAACTACCTTTCAACCCGGTACGACGATCATCACCGGCCCGAACGGTAGCGGTAAAACCTCGCTCATCGAAGCTGTTCATATTGCTATCCAGGGCAAGAGTTGGCGTTCGGACTTTACCGAAATGATAAAAAACGACCAGGACACCGACTGGTGGCGACTGGATATTGATTTCATTGACGGCGAAAAGCGCACCGTGAAGTTCATCGACGGCAAAAAGACTTTTATTATAAATGACAAAGAATATTCACGGCTGCCGGCCCGTCTCAAAAAGCCAGTGATTCTGTTCGAGCCGAGCGATTTGCAGCTGCTTTACGGCTCACCCAATCGTCGTCGCACCTTTTTTGACCGATTCATTGCCCAAGTCGATCCCACGCACGCTGTCACCTTGCGTCGTTTCGAGCGTGTCTTGTCCCAGCGCAATAATTTGCTCAAAAACGGCGCATCGCGCAACAACTTATTTGTTTGGGATATTCAATTTGCCGATCTGGCCGAAAAGATCATCTCGGCACGAACTACCTGGATAAAACGAATCGGCGCGCGCGTCACCGAGCAGTACCAAGCTATTGCGAATACTCACGATGAAATTTCCCTCGGTTATAGCGCCAGCCATAAAACTCGAGCCGCGATCCTAGCCCAACTCGACGAAGAGTATGCTTTGGGCTTGCCATTTACGAGATCCGGCCCGCAGACTCACGACGTTAAAATCAAAATTAACAATCACGATGCCAAGACCACTGCATCGCGCGGTGAGAACCGAACTATCATTTTCGCCATGTTATATAGCATGATTGAACTCGCTAATGAGGAATTAGATTCTAATATCTATCTGTTATTTGATGATATCGATAGCGAACTCGATAGCACGCATCAAAAAAATCTGTACCTGAATAACATTTTTAATAACAATTATTTATTCGCAACCACTATCGCCACTAAACACCGGGCTGCTAATCGTTTGCGCTTCGATTAA
- a CDS encoding PEGA domain-containing protein, with product MLRDIIKPIHIIIASVLLLVLVAVIVWPNIYQATNPITISKVPADATVYINDKEVSGDRTNLANGTYTVKATKDGFADYEGTVIIDDDSKYIVVALDPESNEAKQWAEDNQDVYLAQESTTGSEVGESGALVLDRNPIIDSLPIQAGIYAVGYVMDNTDKSGNSIIVTIDAPGGYRNAAIKDIYGIGSDPADYNIQIEDYTNPFKESK from the coding sequence ATGCTACGAGATATCATAAAACCCATTCATATCATAATCGCCTCGGTTCTATTGTTAGTGCTGGTAGCGGTAATAGTATGGCCGAATATTTATCAGGCGACTAACCCAATTACTATTAGTAAAGTTCCTGCCGACGCGACGGTATATATCAATGATAAAGAAGTTTCCGGCGACCGCACTAATCTAGCGAATGGTACTTATACGGTCAAAGCTACCAAAGATGGTTTTGCCGACTACGAGGGAACGGTTATTATCGATGACGACAGTAAATATATCGTCGTGGCGTTAGACCCTGAATCCAACGAAGCAAAACAATGGGCCGAGGATAATCAGGATGTCTATCTAGCCCAAGAGTCAACCACTGGGTCTGAGGTCGGTGAGTCCGGAGCTTTGGTGCTAGACCGGAATCCGATTATTGACTCTTTGCCGATCCAGGCAGGAATTTATGCAGTAGGCTATGTTATGGACAATACGGATAAATCTGGTAATTCGATCATCGTGACAATTGATGCACCTGGTGGCTACCGCAATGCCGCCATAAAAGATATTTATGGCATAGGATCTGACCCGGCAGATTATAATATCCAGATCGAAGACTACACTAACCCGTTCAAGGAGTCTAAATAA